Below is a genomic region from Pseudarthrobacter sulfonivorans.
GCACGTCCACCTCCAAGCCGTGGGCTGCAGCGATGCCTTGGAGCAGCTTGGGTACTGCATCCATCATCTTCCTGCGCGACTCTTCGGAGAAGGTCCTGATGGTGGCTTCGATGCGGGCGGTCTCGGGAATGACATTCCGCTTGGTTCCTGCGTGCAGCACGCCGACCGTCAGGACGACGGGATCAAACATGTTGAACTGTCGCGTAATCATGACCTGCAGTGCAGTGACCATCTCGGCCGCAGCCGTTACGGGGTCCTTGGCAGAGTGTGGGGCCGAACCGTGGCCGCCGGCGCCCAGGACGGTGACGACGAGTCCATCCGAGGAGCTGAGCATCACGCCGTTCTTGGTGGTGAACTGGCCATGCGGCTCCAAAGCGGAAAAGACGTGCATTCCGTAGGCGGTGTCCGCGCGGCGACCGGCAGCGTCCAGGACACCTTCCTTGATCATGTAGCTCGCGCCGTCGAATCCTTCTTCACCGGGCTGGAACATCAGGACGACGTCGCCGGCCAGCTGATCGCGACGCTCGGCCAGGAGGGTGGCGGCACCGGCGAGCATGGAGGTGTGGAGGTCGTGGCCGCAGGCGTGCATGGCGCCGTCGACCCTTGAGGTGTAGTCGACGCCGGTGGTCTCCTGGACAGGGAGGCCATCCATGTCCGCGCGAAGGAGGACCACGGGCTTCTCCGCCGAGGCGTAAGCCGCGCCGCCGCGC
It encodes:
- a CDS encoding M20 metallopeptidase family protein, with product MSITTDAKELQGEIARFRHELHQEPEIGLDLPRTQEKVLKALDGLPFEITLGKSTTSVTAVLRGGAAYASAEKPVVLLRADMDGLPVQETTGVDYTSRVDGAMHACGHDLHTSMLAGAATLLAERRDQLAGDVVLMFQPGEEGFDGASYMIKEGVLDAAGRRADTAYGMHVFSALEPHGQFTTKNGVMLSSSDGLVVTVLGAGGHGSAPHSAKDPVTAAAEMVTALQVMITRQFNMFDPVVLTVGVLHAGTKRNVIPETARIEATIRTFSEESRRKMMDAVPKLLQGIAAAHGLEVDVHYQEEYPLTINDEDETHTAEKVIAGMFGEPRLTRMATPLSGSEDFSRVLAEVPGTFVGLSAVPPGADHTTSPFNHSPYATFDDGVLSDGAALYAELAVSRIAALAAAN